The following DNA comes from Rhodanobacter sp. AS-Z3.
CACCATGCCGACGCCGTATTCCCCCGGCGACGGCAACACGATGTCCTGCGCGGCCATTTCCTCGCGGTAGAACTGGTCGGGAATCTGGATCAGGATGCCGGCGCCATCGCCCATCAACGCATCGGCGCCGACCGCGCCGCGATGATCAAGGTTGCGCAAAATCAGCAGACCCTGCTCGATGATCGCATGGCTTTTCCGACCCTTGATGTGGGCGACAAAGCCCACGCCACAGGCGTCATGTTCGTTGCGTGGGTCGTAAAGACCCTGAGCCTGCGGCTGATCCATTGACACCCCTCCACGAGCATGGTTTGCTATCGACTATAGTGCGATGCAACAAAAGCGCAAGGGATATTTGCGCAATTGGACGTCTATAGGGATGGACGGCCAATTGGTATGGTCGTTGAATTGCTGCAGATGGATGGAAGTTCGGCTTCGTGTGCTGCAACGGCGGGCCGTTGGGCCGTGTCGGGCAGGTCAGTTCTCGGTCGACGGCAGCACTGGTATGGCTTCCTGATCCACGGCCAGCTGGCTGGCCGCAAGCGCGACCTGGGTGCGGTTGTTGACTCCGAGCTTGCGCATGATCGCAGTCATGTGTGCCTTGATGGTCGCCTCGGAAACGCTCAGTTCCCACGCGATCTGCTTGTTCAGCAGGCCCTCGGCGATCATCGTCATCACGCGAAATTGTTGTTGGGTGAGCGTGGCGATCCGGGCGGCAGCGGCGGCTTCGTCCGGCTTCAGCGCATCGGAGCCGCCGAGTAGCGTTTGCGGCAGCCAGACATCACCGTCGAGCACGCTGTGGATCGCCGCCACGATGTCCTCGCCTGCGGTGGATTTGGGCACATACGCTGAAGCGCCATGTGCCAGTGCCCGCCGAGCCACCTGGGCTTCCTCATGGCCGGACACCACCATGATCGGCAGGCCCGGATAGTGTCCGCGAATATGGACCAGCGCCGAATAGCCCCGGGCGCCGGGCATGTGCAGATCGAGCAGCAGCAGTTCGGCCTCGGGGAATTGTTCGATCAAGGCGAGCAGTGCATGCACGCTGTCCGCACCGTGCACGCGTGCCTGCGGCACCGCTGTCAGCACGGCGCGTGTCAGCGCGTCGCGGAACAGTGGGTGGTCATCGGCGATCAGGATGTCGGGCATGGCGATCCGGCGCGGAGAGTGGGGAACGGGGAACGTGTAACAAAAGCGATGCGTGCCGCGCCGGTTGTGGCAGCGCTGTTTGCCCCGGTTCCCCGTTCCCCGTTCCCCATTCCCCATTCCCCTGTTTTTCATTTGATCAACCGGTCGTCCACCAGGCTCTTCACCACGGATGGATCAGCCAACGTGGTGATGTCGCCGAGCTGGTCGGGCAGGTTCTCGCCGATCTTGCGCAGGATGCGACGCATGATTTTCCCCGAGCGGGTCTTCGGCAGGCCGGGTGCCCACTGCAGGTAGTCGGGCGTGGCGATCGGTCCGATTTCCTTGCGTACCCAGGCGATCAGTTCCTTGCGCAACTCGTCGTTGCCGGTCTCCCCCGCCACCAGGGTGACATAGGCGTAGATGCCCTGACCCTTGATGTCGTGCGGGCAACCGACCACCGCAGCCTCGGCCACTTTCGGATGCGAGACCAGCGCGCTTTCCACTTCGGCCGTGCCGAGTCGATGGCCGGAGACGTTGATCACGTCGTCGACGCGACCGGTGATCCAGTAGTAGCCGTCCTCGTCGCGACGCGCGCCGTCGCCGGTGAAGTAGTTGCCCGGATAGGCGCTGAAATAGGTTTCGATGAAACGCTGGTGGTCACCGTAGATGGTGCGTACCTGACCGGGCCAGGAGTCGGTGATCAACAGGTTGCCTTCGGCGACGCCGTCCTTTACTTCACCGTCGGCGTTGACGATGGCGGGCTTGATGCCGAAGAACGGCAGCGTGGCGGAACCAGGCTTGGTCGCTATCGAGCCGGGCAGCGGCGAGATCAGGATGCCGCCGGTTTCGGTCTGCCACCAGGTGTCGACGATCGGGCAGCGGTTCTCGCCGACCACGCGGTTGTACCACTCCCATGCTTCGGGATTGATCGGCTCGCCGACCGAACCGAGCAGGCGCAACGACGCACGCGAGGTCTTCTTCACCGGCTCCTCGCCCTCGCGCATCAGCGCACGGATGGCGGTAGGTGCGGTGTAGAAGATCGTTACCTTGTGCTTGTCGATCACGTTCCAGAAACGGCTGAAGTCCGGGTAGTTCGGTACACCCTCGAACATCACCGTGGTTCCGCCATTGCACAGCGGGCCGTACACCACGTAGCTGTGGCCGGTGACCCAGCCCACGTCGGCGGTGCACCAGTAGACATCGTCCTCGCGCAGGTCGAACACTTGCTCATGGGTATAGCTGACGAAGACCAGGTAACCGCCGGTGCTGTGCTGCACGCCCTTCGGCTTGCCGGTGGAGCCGGAGGTATACAACACGAACAGCGGGTGCTCCGCTTCGACGGGAGTCGGTGCACAATCGGTGGATTGGCCTTCCATCAGCGTGTGGTAATACCGATCACGCGGCGACTGCATGTTCACTGCACCGCCGGTATGGCGAACCACGATCACCGTCTCCACGCTGTTGGTACCCGGGCGCTCCAGCGCGGCGTCCACGTTGACCTTCAGCGGGATGTGCTTGCCCGCGCGCAGACCTTCATCGGCGGTGATCACCACCTTGGCCTGCGAGTCGGCAATGCGCCCGGCCAGTGAATCCGGCGAGAAGCCGCCGAACACCACCGAATGGATGGCGCCGAGCCGGGCACAGGCCAGCATCGCCACGGCGGCCTCGGGAATCATCGGTAGGTAAATCGCAATGCGATCGCCTTTGACCACGCCAAGGTGCTTCAGCGTATTGGCGAATTTGCATACTTCGCCATGCAGCTCGCGGTAAGTGATCCGGCGCGAGTCCCTGGGGTCGTCGCCTTCGAAAATGATCGCCACCTTGTCGCCGCGCGTGGCCAGATGACGGTCGAGGCAATTCGCACTGACGTTGAGTTCGCCATCTTCGTACCAGCGGATGTGCAGGTCTTTCGGATCGAACGAGACGTCCTTGATCTTCGTCGGTGGCTTGATCCAGTCCAGGCGCTGGCCGATGCGTGCCCAGAAACCTTCCTGATCGCTGACCGACTCGGCATACAGGCGGGTGTAGTCGTCGTGGCGCAAGCGTGCGGCGGCGGCAAACGAAGGATCGACCGGGTAGAGCTTGGACATGACGGGCTCCTGCAAATGTTGTCGCGGCGGGCGACGGAATTCTCGCGACAGGCGTCAGCGCCTGATCAAGCGCGAATTTTGAGTGTAGCCCGATCAAGAGAACGGTAGCGGCGTCAGCCATGTTCGACTTTGGTCGAATCTCGACCAATGGCGAATAGCCGCGCGCATTGCAGCATGCGCATGCTCGACCTGTCATCGACGCGGGGAGACGCACGCATGAAAACGCGACACACCAACCGCGGTACCGCGCTTGCCCTGAGCATTGCCTGCGCGCTGATGCTTCCACTCACCGGCCATGCGCAAAGTGATACGCGGGAGCAGCAGCTCGAGCAGCGCGTGGCGCAACTTGAGCAGCAATTGAACGAGCTCAAGGCGATGGTGCAGGCGCAGAAGCCGGCGCCCGCTCCGTTGCCGCAGGTCGTCGCCACTCCCGCACCGGTGACGCCGATATTCAGCAGCGCACCCGGCGTATCCGTGGCCTTGCACGGTTTCATCAGCGCCAGCGCCTTCAGTCAGGACAAAAGCTTCTCCTACGGCAACGGCCAGAATGCGTCGTATCCAACACCCGGCTCCAAGGGCTCACTCAGTGGCGTCGACGTGCGCAACACCCGCTTCTGGCTCGATTTCAAAGGGGCGCAGTTTGCCGGCAACTGGACCGGCGGCGGCCGTATCGAGATGGACTTCTTTGGCGGCTTCAACGGCACCGGCGCCTATAGCCAGCAACAGCCGACGCCGCGTCTGCGCCAGGCCTATATGGAACTGACCAACGCCGAGAGCGGCACCACGGTGCGCATCGGCGAGCAGTGGGACCTGATGTTTCCGATCGACAACTCGGCCACCTCGCTGGCGCATATCGCTTTTCCGCTGGGCTACGGCTCGGGCGTGATCGGCTGGCGCTTCCCTGGACTGGTGGTCATGCAGGACCTCAATCACGGCAGCACTGGCGCGCAGTGGCGACTGGACGTGGGCGTGTTCGAAGGCAGCTGGAGCGGCCCGGGCAACAACCTCAACTACCTGACTGCCGGCAGCGCGGGCGTCCGCCCGCAGCTTGAGGCACGCCTGCATGTGCAGGACAAGAACTGGCTGGCATATTTCTCCGCGCATTACAGCCAGGTTGATTTGCGCGGCGTAGGCGGCAGTGCAGCCACGCCGGTGAAGTCCGCAGTCACCAGCGCGGGTTACGAAGTCGGTGCGCAGTGGAAGCCCGGACCGTGGACCTTCAAAGGCGTGGCCTATACGGGCAAGGGCCTCGGGCAGATCTTTGGTGCCATGTCGCAATTCGGCGACATCCAGGAAACCGGCGGCTACGCACAGGCAGGTTACCGCTTCACGCCGAACTGGAGCTTGTATGTCCTCCACGCCTGGAACAAGCCGGACAAGAACGACGTGGTCGACTGGCTCGGCAACGGCGCGACCGGTCTGCTGCGCAATAGCCAGACCGCGTTGAGCCTGCAATACGCCGCGGGTTCCTACGAACTGGGCATCGAGTGGCTGCGCGACACACTCGACTCGACCAGCAACGGGATTGATCGCAAAAGTACCACCGGTAGTCAGCTAAGCATCAGCGCGCTTTACCACTTCTGATCCAGCACGTCGCCATACATCCGGTCGGAATCATTCACCACGGGAGATTTGCCCATGAGCAACGTCGAAACACAGCCGAAATTTGCCAATCCGGCACCGCTGGGGCTGGCGGGGTTTGCCCTGACTACGTGGTTACTCAGCATGATCAACGCCGGCTGGTTCAGCGGTGACGCCATGAATATGGTGCTGGCCGTCGCCATGGCCTACGGCGGAACCGTGCAGATGATTGCCGGCGTGATGGAATTGCCGCGCGGCAACACGTTTGGCAGCACGGCTTTCCTGAGCTACGGCGCCTTCTGGTGGTCGTTTGCGTTGTTTGTACTGTTCCTGCACGACAAGGTACCGCCCGCCTTTGTTGGCTGGTATCTGTGCTTGTGGGGCGTGTTCACGTTCTACATGTGGCTGGCTACGTGGCGTTCCCCGCGCGCATTGCAGTGGGTATTCCTGGTGTTGTGGATCACCTTCTTCCTTTTGGCGGCGGGTGAATGGACCGGCATGGCGGCACTGCGTGTCGCCGGTGGCTACGCCGGCTTGCTCACCGCGGTGCTGGCGTTCTACCTGTCGGCTGCCGAAGTGATCAACGAATCACGGCAGCGCACGGTGCTGCCGGTGGGCGCGCCACGCGGTACGTAAAGGCATGGGTTTGCGTACGTGATCCGTGCGTGTCGACAGGACACAAAAAAACGCAGCGGCGTGAGCCGCTGCGTTTTTGTCTGGCAACGCGTAAGCGTCAGGCGCGTCTGATCAAGCCGATCAGCACCAGCAGCACCACGGCACCAATCATCGCGTAGACGATGCTGGTGACGATCGGACTACCCAGGTTGAAGCCGACCCCGAGCACCGGCAACAGCCAGCCGGCGAGAAACGCGCCGATGATGCCGACAACGATATTGCCGAGCAGGCCAAAACCAAATCCGCGAACGATCAGCCCGGCCAGCCAGCCGGCGATCGCGCCTATCAATAGAAAAATGAGCAGGCCGGTAGCAGTCATCACGAACTCCTGGCAGGGTCGGAACAGCGGAAAGATGACGCGATGATTCGCGCCAAGCCAAGCAAGCCTCAACGAAACTCTGTGCAGGGATTGTGACGCCGGCGCGCTCGGCTATGCTGGCAGCGACCCTCAAGCGGCACGGACGACAGGAATGCCCATGGCGACCGCCAAGCCAAGCTACGTGCACGGTGTCAGTACGCAGCCCCTGCTGGGCGACACCATCGGCAGTTTGTTGAATCGGGTGACGGCGCGCTATCCCGAGCATCAGGCGCTGGTGGTACGCGCGCAGGGTGTGCGGCTGAACTACCGGCAATTTCACGCCGAAGTGGAACGGGTCGCCGCCGGCCTGCTGGTGCTGGGGCTGGAGCGCGGCGATCGCATCGGCATCTGGGCGCCGAATCGAGCCGAGTGGGTCGTGCTGCAGTTTGCCGCGCCCAAGGCCGGGCTGATCCTGGTCAACATCAACCCGGCTTATCGCGCGCACGAGCTGGAATACGCCTTGAACAAGGTTGGCTGCCGTGCGCTGGTGTTGCCGCGTCGCTTCAAGACCTCGCAGTACCTGGCGATGCTCACCGAGTTGGCACCGGAAATGGCCGCCTGTTCACCAGGCGAGTTGCAGGCAGCACGGTTGCCCACTTTGCGTGAAGTGATCCTGCTGGATGCGCAGGCCGAGCCCGGTACGCGCAACTGGAGTCAGCTGGCGGCACTGAGCGATGCGGCGGCGCTGGCTCGCCTGCACGCGCTGGAGACCACCCTGAATTTCGATGATGCCGTGAATATCCAGTTCACCTCCGGCACCACCGGTGCGCCCAAGGGCGCCACGCTGACCCACCACAACATCGTCAACAACGGCTGGTTCATCGGCGAGGCGATGCGCCTCACCGACTCCGATCGCCTCTGCATACCGGTGCCGTTCTACCACTGCTTCGGCATGGTGCTGGGCAACCTGGCCTGTGTCACGCATGGTGCCTGCATGGTGATACCGGGCGAGGGTTTCGATCCGTTGACTACGCTGGAATGCGTGGCCGAGGAAAAATGTACTGGCCTGCATGGCGTGCCGACCATGTTCATTGCCGAATTGGAACATCCGCGCTTCGCCGAGTTCGATCTGAGCTCGCTGCGCACCGGCATCATGGCCGGTTCGCCATGCCCCAGCGAGGTCATGCGTCGGGTCGTCCACGAGATGCACATGGACCAGGTCACCATTGCCTACGGCATGACCGAGACCAGCCCGGTGAGCTTCCAGACGGTGCCCGACGATCCGCTGGAGCGGCGTGTCGACAGCGTCGGCCGCATTCAGCCGCACCTCGAAGTGAAGCTGGTCGACGAAGCCGGCTGCGTGGTGCCGCGCGGCGTCCCCGGCGAGCTGTGCACGCGTGGCTATTCGGTGATGCTGGGTTATTGGGAAGACCCGGTGCGCACCGACGAGGTTATCGACGAAGCGGGCTGGATGCATACCGGCGACCTGGCCGTGATCGATGAGGATGGCTATTGCAGCATCGTCGGTCGGCTCAAAGACATGATCATTCGTGGCGGCGAGAACGTGTATCCCCGCGAAATCGAGGAATTCCTCTACAGCCATCCAAAAATCCAGGACGTGCAGGTGTTCGGCGTGCCCGACCCGAAACTCGGCGAGCAGGTGTGCGCATGGATACAACTGCGCGAAGGCAGCGAGGCGAGCGTGGCGGAGATCCAGAATTATTGCCGCCACCATCTGGCCTATTACAAGGTGCCGCACTACGTACGCTTTGTTGAGGCATTCCCGATGACGGTGACTGGCAAGGTGCAGAAATATCTGATGCGCGAGGCCATGGCGGCAGAAGCCAGCGCCTGAGCGACCCGGCTGGCTGCTTACGACTGGCCGTGCTTGAGCGGCGGCTTGCCCTCGCGCAGACGTTTGAGATCGTATTCCGACAGTGTGTCTTCGCGTGCGTTGCCGTCGATGCGCGCCTGCACGAAAGCCAGCACGCAGGCGAACACGCCAAGCAGGCCGACCAACATCCAGAAACCCCACGCACCGGCACTGTGGCGGGTGAAACACAGCACGAAAGCGAACACGGTGGAGGCGAGCAGCAACCAGCGCATGGGCAGGCTCCGGCGAGTGGGATGAGCGTCGCCAGATGGCGACCGGACGAGCAGATGATAGCGCTGCGGATGCCTGCATGGCGCGCAGCCGATCACGTTGTGGCGTGGTGTCGACAGGTCCGAGATCCGGAGGCCCGATGCGCTGCAGATGGGCATCTCGCCTTTCGCCGATCCCTCCGTTGCAAGCGTCGCTATGTGGCTGCACAAGGGACGCGGCGCGGCGTCGAACCCCGAAGCCCGTTCCGAACCCCTTCGCCACAGCGTGCCCAACACGTGATGTGTTGACCCAACAGATGCATGGCGACGGTGACGAGGACAGCGGCCTCGTCAGTCGCCCGCCTGGGCCTTGCGTGTTTGCCGACCGGTAGCGCTGTCGCCTTGAACTGGCCTGCAGCAAGCAAGTTTTGGCGCACGTTCGTCAGTTGCAATCGGAGACCTTGCGTTTGGTACCACCGCGCCAAGCTTCGTCACCGGACGAGTTGTTCTGAGGTGGGCCGATCGTTTCCACCGCGGACTTCGTTAACTCCGCGTGGATCATTGGGGTTGCTGCGCGCACTCCAAGTTCACTCCGCACGCGGCAAGGTGTCTGCACCCCAACAGCACGGCAGCCGAAACTTGCCGTGCGTTTCCCCCAAGGAGATTCCATGACTACTGCACCCCGCTTTCTTTCTTCGTCCACGCTGTCCGGCGATGCCATCAAGAACCCGCAGGGCGACTCGCTGGGCGATCTGAAGGACATCATGATCGACACCTCGACCGGCAAGGTGGCCTACGCCGTGTTGTCGTTCGGTGGCGTTCTTGGCATGGGCGACAAGCTGTTTGCCGTGCCGTGGGAATCACTGGCCGTTGATGGCGAAAACAAGTGCCTGATACTCAACGTCAGCAAGGATCGCCTGAAGGATGCCCCGGGCTTTGACAAGGACCATTGGCCGAACTTCGCCGATCCGAGCTTCGCCGACCAGCTGCGCGGCTACTACCGCTAAGCCATGGCTGGCGTCCCTGACGCCAGCCTTCACGGGCCGATGAGTACTGATCGGTTGAAATGTGCACTCCCGTCGACGCGCCGTAACGGCGCGTCGACTTTGCACAGGAGCCTTCCATGTCCTCATTCGCGATATACCTGATTGGCATGATCATCATTATCGGCGGGCTGGTCTACGTCGCTGTGATGATGCATGTACCGAACCAATGGATTGTTGCCGGAGCGGTGGTGTTGCTTGGTGCCGGTATCCTCGGCGCAGTAACCAAAACCCGTCGCAAAGATCCGCCCGAGTAATCGCGTGTAACGATCAACTCGAGTGCATGGATAAACCCATGGGGTCGGAATATCCCCTTGGGTTTTCCTGATGACGCTGATCAGTCGGTTTCGCGATCGGCTGCTCGTTCCACCTTGCGATCGCGCCGCAGCGCGCTGATCATGAGGTTTACTCCCAGCACCGCCGCTACCGCTAGAAAGATCACCGACAGGTAGGGCAGGCCGAGCCACCGGCCGCCATCGTCACTGCCTTTGACCAGCGCGGCACCCACCACCAGCGCGGCGATGATGATGCCGGTGGCCACACGGTTGGCAATTTTCTGCATGCTTTCCATCATGCGCGACTCTTCCAGTCCCTCGATGCGCACGCGCAGACGATTCTCGGCCAGGGTGCGCAGAATCGCCGCCATGTGCTGCGGCGTGTGTCGCGCCAGTTCCTGCATGTCCAGCCATTCGCTGGCCAGGTTCGCCGGCGACATCGAGTCCAGCGCCTGTTGCCGTAACACCTGTTGCAAATGTTCTTCGACCAGGCTGCGAACGTCGAGTTGCGGATCCAGCGCGTTGGTGACGGCTTCCAGATTAAGCAGGGTTTTCCCTAGAACGCTCAGTTCCGGCGGCGGACGCAGACCGCAGGCCGCACCGACCCGAGCCAACTCCAGCACCAGGCGTCCTTCGGAGAAGCCTCGCTTGGCACCCTGGAACCCCACATAGCTGGAGACCAGTTGGTCGAGTTGCCGACGGTAGGTGCCGTGCTGGAAATCCTCGAGTTGGGTGCCCATCGACTCACTAATCTCACCGACCTGATCCGCGTTGCCGCCGATTGCGCCCAACAGAAGTTTGAGCAGATGGCGACGGGTTCGCGGGGTTAGCCGCGCGACCATGCCCAGGTCAAACAAGGCCAGTCGCTGGTCATCCATCAGCAGCACGTTGCCCGGATGAGGGTCGGCGTGAACCAGACCGTGTACGAACACCTGGTCCAGGTAAGCACGCATCAGCTCGGCCGCCTCGGCGCCCATCGGTTGCTCGATGCGCCGCAGCGACGGTATGTGGGTGACCTTGACCCCGCGCACGCGATCCATGGTGAGCACACGGGTGGTCGTGAAATCCTCCACCGGCTGCGGTACGAATAGTCGCGGATAGCACTTCAGGTTGGCGGCGAAGCGTCGCAGGTTGTCCGCTTCCAGCTCGAAATCGATTTCATTGGCAAGGCTGTGGCGCAGCTCGCTGACCCAATCGACAAAGCCATAGCGCCGGCCCATCTCAGTCATCTTCTCCGCGGCACCAGCGAGCTTGTCCAGAATCGCGAGGTCTTCGCGCAGCGTTTGCGCGATGCCCGGTCGCTGTACTTTTACCACCACCGCGCGACCATCGCGCAGGGTCGCGGCGTGTACCTGAGCGATCGATCCGGCAGCCAGCGGTTCGTCATCGAAGTTGCTGAAAAGCGTGGCGATGCGTGCGCCCAGTTCCTGTTCCACCAGCGCGCGCACCTGCTCGACCGGCACCGGTACCACGTCGTCCTGCATGCGCTCCAGCGCGGACATGTAGGCTGGCGGGATCATGTCTGGACGCGTTGAAAGTGCCTGGCCGATCTTGATGAAGGTGGGGCCGAGCGCTTCGAGATCGTCCACGAATTGCTCCGGCCGGCCGGCCGGAACCTGACTGGCCTGCTCGGCCAATGTAGTTTCCTGCACATCCAGATCCAGCCCATCGAACAGGCCGGCCCGTCGGTAGCGCAGCAGGAACGCGCCGATCTGCGCGTAGCGTGAAAGGCTGGCGTGCTCACTCATGGTGCAAATCCCCCGTCCGGTTCAGTCCGGTTGTTCGTGGGGGAATCCTGCCGGTTGGTGCGGCAATACCGCGTCAAGACCGAAGCTTGAACGCGGTACTACCGGCCGGTGTGGCGACTACCGACCGGCGGGAAGATATTTTCCGAACCATGCCAGCGCCCGTTGCAGCACATCGCGCTGGTGTGCCGGATCGACGAAGTGATGGCCTTCGTTCGGATACACCACCAGCGACGTCGGTACGCCCTCGGCACGCAGCGCATGCCACATCTCGAACGATTGTGGTGCCGGACATTCGGCGTCGCGGTCACCGACCACGATCAGCATCGGGGTCTTCACCTGTTTGATGAAGGTGATCGCCGAGCTCTTCGCGTAGACCGCTGGATCGTCATACACGGTGGCGCCGAAGAACGGCGGCATCCACTGGTCGATCAGGTTCTGGCCGTAATAACTCTGCCAGTTGGAGATGCCGGCACCGGCCACCACGGCGCTGAAGCGCTGGGTCTGGGTCGGCGCGAACATGCTCATGAAGCCGCCGTAGCTCCAGCCGGTAAGGCCAAGCCGCTTGTCGTCCACCGGCACTTTCTTTTCCACCGCATCGACGCCAGCCAGCACGTCGCGCAAGTCGCCGTAGCCGAAGTCCTTGCGGTTGGCCTGCACGTACTTCTCGCCCTGGCCGAAGCTGCCACGCGGATTGGGCTGGAACACGAAATAGCCCAGCGCGGACAACGGCGCCGCGCCGTAGCCCACGCCGGGCCAGCGCGGAATCACCGCACTCGACGGACCGCCGTGGACAACCACCACCATCGGGTAGGTTTTCTTCGCATCGTAGTTGGCCGGATACAACAGCCAACCCTGCACGTGGAAGCCTTCGTTGTTCCACTCGACCGATTCGGCCTTGCCCCAGCTCGGCTTCAGCGCGGCGTTGAAGGAAGTCACCGCGGGTGGCGGCGTGTTGCCCAGCGCGCCGCCATGCACCTCGGCAGCACTGGCGTACGAGCTTTGCAGGAACGCGATGTGCTTGCGGTCGGCCGACAACGACATCGCCATCGACGCACTGCCGTCGCTGACGCTGGCCGGCACGGTGAAGTGCACGCGCTGCTGTTGCGCGCGCGTGGCAGAAACGGCGTAGTCGGCGAGCTGGCTCTGGCCGTTGCTGACTTGTGCGACCAGCATCGACTGCGTGCCGGTCCAGCGCAGCCACGATGGCGTGACGCGGATATCCGGGGTGAGGTTGACCAGCGAACCACCGTTGGCCGGCACCGCATAGATGTCGCCACCGGTGGCGCCCTGATCGCTCATCAGGCCGCCGATAAAGGCGATCCGTGAACTGTCAGGTGACCAGCGCGGCAGCGCGATCTGCAATCCATGCAGGGAACCGCTGCTGCTGTCCGAAGCATCGACCAGCACCTTCGCGGCAGCATCGGGCTGCGCACTCTGCATATAGAGCTTGGCGATCCACCAGTTGTTGTCGCCCGGCGGCTGCGCCGCGGTA
Coding sequences within:
- a CDS encoding response regulator transcription factor, yielding MPDILIADDHPLFRDALTRAVLTAVPQARVHGADSVHALLALIEQFPEAELLLLDLHMPGARGYSALVHIRGHYPGLPIMVVSGHEEAQVARRALAHGASAYVPKSTAGEDIVAAIHSVLDGDVWLPQTLLGGSDALKPDEAAAAARIATLTQQQFRVMTMIAEGLLNKQIAWELSVSEATIKAHMTAIMRKLGVNNRTQVALAASQLAVDQEAIPVLPSTEN
- the acs gene encoding acetate--CoA ligase: MSKLYPVDPSFAAAARLRHDDYTRLYAESVSDQEGFWARIGQRLDWIKPPTKIKDVSFDPKDLHIRWYEDGELNVSANCLDRHLATRGDKVAIIFEGDDPRDSRRITYRELHGEVCKFANTLKHLGVVKGDRIAIYLPMIPEAAVAMLACARLGAIHSVVFGGFSPDSLAGRIADSQAKVVITADEGLRAGKHIPLKVNVDAALERPGTNSVETVIVVRHTGGAVNMQSPRDRYYHTLMEGQSTDCAPTPVEAEHPLFVLYTSGSTGKPKGVQHSTGGYLVFVSYTHEQVFDLREDDVYWCTADVGWVTGHSYVVYGPLCNGGTTVMFEGVPNYPDFSRFWNVIDKHKVTIFYTAPTAIRALMREGEEPVKKTSRASLRLLGSVGEPINPEAWEWYNRVVGENRCPIVDTWWQTETGGILISPLPGSIATKPGSATLPFFGIKPAIVNADGEVKDGVAEGNLLITDSWPGQVRTIYGDHQRFIETYFSAYPGNYFTGDGARRDEDGYYWITGRVDDVINVSGHRLGTAEVESALVSHPKVAEAAVVGCPHDIKGQGIYAYVTLVAGETGNDELRKELIAWVRKEIGPIATPDYLQWAPGLPKTRSGKIMRRILRKIGENLPDQLGDITTLADPSVVKSLVDDRLIK
- a CDS encoding acetate uptake transporter, which produces MSNVETQPKFANPAPLGLAGFALTTWLLSMINAGWFSGDAMNMVLAVAMAYGGTVQMIAGVMELPRGNTFGSTAFLSYGAFWWSFALFVLFLHDKVPPAFVGWYLCLWGVFTFYMWLATWRSPRALQWVFLVLWITFFLLAAGEWTGMAALRVAGGYAGLLTAVLAFYLSAAEVINESRQRTVLPVGAPRGT
- a CDS encoding GlsB/YeaQ/YmgE family stress response membrane protein — its product is MTATGLLIFLLIGAIAGWLAGLIVRGFGFGLLGNIVVGIIGAFLAGWLLPVLGVGFNLGSPIVTSIVYAMIGAVVLLVLIGLIRRA
- a CDS encoding AMP-binding protein yields the protein MATAKPSYVHGVSTQPLLGDTIGSLLNRVTARYPEHQALVVRAQGVRLNYRQFHAEVERVAAGLLVLGLERGDRIGIWAPNRAEWVVLQFAAPKAGLILVNINPAYRAHELEYALNKVGCRALVLPRRFKTSQYLAMLTELAPEMAACSPGELQAARLPTLREVILLDAQAEPGTRNWSQLAALSDAAALARLHALETTLNFDDAVNIQFTSGTTGAPKGATLTHHNIVNNGWFIGEAMRLTDSDRLCIPVPFYHCFGMVLGNLACVTHGACMVIPGEGFDPLTTLECVAEEKCTGLHGVPTMFIAELEHPRFAEFDLSSLRTGIMAGSPCPSEVMRRVVHEMHMDQVTIAYGMTETSPVSFQTVPDDPLERRVDSVGRIQPHLEVKLVDEAGCVVPRGVPGELCTRGYSVMLGYWEDPVRTDEVIDEAGWMHTGDLAVIDEDGYCSIVGRLKDMIIRGGENVYPREIEEFLYSHPKIQDVQVFGVPDPKLGEQVCAWIQLREGSEASVAEIQNYCRHHLAYYKVPHYVRFVEAFPMTVTGKVQKYLMREAMAAEASA
- a CDS encoding PRC-barrel domain-containing protein, encoding MTTAPRFLSSSTLSGDAIKNPQGDSLGDLKDIMIDTSTGKVAYAVLSFGGVLGMGDKLFAVPWESLAVDGENKCLILNVSKDRLKDAPGFDKDHWPNFADPSFADQLRGYYR
- a CDS encoding AarF/UbiB family protein, coding for MSEHASLSRYAQIGAFLLRYRRAGLFDGLDLDVQETTLAEQASQVPAGRPEQFVDDLEALGPTFIKIGQALSTRPDMIPPAYMSALERMQDDVVPVPVEQVRALVEQELGARIATLFSNFDDEPLAAGSIAQVHAATLRDGRAVVVKVQRPGIAQTLREDLAILDKLAGAAEKMTEMGRRYGFVDWVSELRHSLANEIDFELEADNLRRFAANLKCYPRLFVPQPVEDFTTTRVLTMDRVRGVKVTHIPSLRRIEQPMGAEAAELMRAYLDQVFVHGLVHADPHPGNVLLMDDQRLALFDLGMVARLTPRTRRHLLKLLLGAIGGNADQVGEISESMGTQLEDFQHGTYRRQLDQLVSSYVGFQGAKRGFSEGRLVLELARVGAACGLRPPPELSVLGKTLLNLEAVTNALDPQLDVRSLVEEHLQQVLRQQALDSMSPANLASEWLDMQELARHTPQHMAAILRTLAENRLRVRIEGLEESRMMESMQKIANRVATGIIIAALVVGAALVKGSDDGGRWLGLPYLSVIFLAVAAVLGVNLMISALRRDRKVERAADRETD
- a CDS encoding S9 family peptidase; the encoded protein is MLKRITLSAPILVLGLALAPSAQADSPTIDPRIEQVLTELGKAQSIEAVALSPDGKQLAWVIERSGKPAIEVADADGRHAHPIGAIGTPGSCAESGIAWSPDSRQLAFIANCKVDLTSTKAMQNAVYLSDGSSTSAPKRLAELSGYVRSLQWTDDGKSLGFLYVPGATRRASATAAAKPSVGEIGVTGVEVQRVASLDVASGALRELTPANLYAYEFDWSPDGSRIAYTAAQPPGDNNWWIAKLYMQSAQPDAAAKVLVDASDSSSGSLHGLQIALPRWSPDSSRIAFIGGLMSDQGATGGDIYAVPANGGSLVNLTPDIRVTPSWLRWTGTQSMLVAQVSNGQSQLADYAVSATRAQQQRVHFTVPASVSDGSASMAMSLSADRKHIAFLQSSYASAAEVHGGALGNTPPPAVTSFNAALKPSWGKAESVEWNNEGFHVQGWLLYPANYDAKKTYPMVVVVHGGPSSAVIPRWPGVGYGAAPLSALGYFVFQPNPRGSFGQGEKYVQANRKDFGYGDLRDVLAGVDAVEKKVPVDDKRLGLTGWSYGGFMSMFAPTQTQRFSAVVAGAGISNWQSYYGQNLIDQWMPPFFGATVYDDPAVYAKSSAITFIKQVKTPMLIVVGDRDAECPAPQSFEMWHALRAEGVPTSLVVYPNEGHHFVDPAHQRDVLQRALAWFGKYLPAGR